A part of Haliotis asinina isolate JCU_RB_2024 chromosome 10, JCU_Hal_asi_v2, whole genome shotgun sequence genomic DNA contains:
- the LOC137299084 gene encoding mucin-19-like isoform X2 — MMTWQLWVFIFVTLGSVSIVSPQSITTTTSTPRPVITTPMPPIIMPELCTGCIIDNGIGYNPYPEDCSKYVQCFREGRRFRALVRPCPFGQYWDTKAISCRPSELVSCYRDPCNNRPDNTVHNYNGNGCRAYWMCKGGNSVPSCCPQGTRYLTNVGCVQDPTCNEKCPPDPPSGSSSSTCSLKTHPDRKNYIQTIPGVGDIVRPCAPGTVFSQKLCNCIMAAQSGNKTSGVCKPSVHYKFNQGVIDHSGNNVQAGVTNVKLTGKGQAIFDGKSKINIWRFAGIDYGSKLVINMKYRLAHPGMPPRTGGIAAQGQSHRTLWYLVSEVGDILRSGKGDIPAKIIQDIRKGILSGSLARQIITGGAATTKAVWQILLLNGQVVTSGDGLITPEILRRIGRFNSNTGLRIVWFVYGTNGTVLRSGNGDVPKAIYQLLSRGELSGTLVKQIAEISGMNANWQILSPTGQTLKSGKGQITKDIIIQFTDNGQKHVWFVYGHDGSVLRTGTGVVPQDVLRAIKQGEMKGVIIRYTLTGTSTTPSSSSTWHLLSSDGKILESGSGVLTKDKITQLSGTRSFIWYVLDLNGSVMKSGYDVVPEHILAGLRTGSIKGTLTKQMVTNSGALGQWKLIGKDGQVTNSGYGRIPMNLLQMVSGHGGFSMPGSNILTGQVGGTQGVTRGGHSGSWSSSSTSWRQGGTMGGMQTDQHGGTMSGTISGSWTRGSQTENQQGQMMGGVTGGQQGGVMGGTMTGWDTQGMRGTSGGMDSGIYRDGSSMSGTVVNVDQQSAGTFMTSHQRGPEVGGTKTTTTTPKWTERTTMRPLVQDIKPVTFGMQPDMTGQFGFPGGMPVGGLGGSKVNLPSIQAVNRGMPDETFQTGSVITDYGTGTQDFQVPFDQGPQYGGTNFQMPGKTFGGPMQPTVDQPVPVDGRTMTAGPWDQGPIDPDGRRYVPVDPNQGFSFGGMEGTPVQSGQDYNQWAVPQTERTTPKPTTATTRATTAPSNVGMGNMPVLPSGVPETRRTVTGEIQDALFGSISGGPTVSKTDTASTGTGISGAWSMSGTSMDQTANVGTGDSMTGDSFFDGFSGPVSESSWIMSAGETPAATGGTEWYTMKSDGTILQSGTGAVPQTSQLSPIAWVVRKTMGSGGVPFKWSVHRPDGTLFESGNGNVPNDIVARITKASLVRVSVPVQGQPSSPQTSSMWYILGSDGSIIKSGTGEIPVDVISGVTARTISGTIISHSDIGGNTRWKIIRSGGKETSGMGEMPPSALEDLYNDIMTRQGVTVMRGTANTRRMWQISKPDGSVQTGYGSIPQSMVSGTMDWTVTRSDGSVQKGSGPIPDDILNGNHNVNITGTIRRPVAGGVLMGGNVGGGVGDAILGMGAGAGSVLGGKVVVTQEGSGAPSSADGWSVSSRWTLKLPDGSIKTGSGSIPADLIQKVSMDSGSQAHWSITKPDGSVQSGTGAIPTNILQGPTSGQVIASSSKWSLIGPDGTVQTGTGEVPPHLLQAAGGTSQWQMNGPDGKVYSGTGEMPESLKQMMNAMTGGGGGLATGSAAAAGTGGGTGSVSGTVSGTWKSSSMSSNTGTQGLPVMGETWTFGTSETSGSGASGTVGGQGIAGGLNVPVKVDKTYIGPLQYDLVPIRGHVITRRSLRRLRRQVRPNPHQALVTNCNGRDGEGPSIMILAGRKRVVFSLKTERTARAVLMSLPARPGFNNIKLIYDGSHIKGVVNGKQKVMPLSGNIERRQAGIMLGSCEGYPSFSGEIEEFSMYQCLP; from the exons CCATCACCACGACGACCTCCACTCCACGTCCGGTGATCACCACGCCCATGCCGCCGATCATAATGCCAG AGCTGTGCACCGGTTGCATCATCGACAACGGTATCGGGTACAACCCCTACCCCGAAGACTGCAGCAAGTATGTACAGTGCTTCCGGGAGGGGCGTCGATTCCGCGCCTTGGTCCGGCCGTGTCCCTTCGGCCAGTACTGGGACACCAAGGCCATCAGCTGTAGGCCCTCGGAGCTGGTCAGCTGTTACCGGG ACCCGTGCAACAACCGCCCAGACAACACCGTTCACAATTATAACGGAAATGGATGTAGGGCTTACTGGAtgtgcaagggaggtaactccgtGCCTTCCTGTTGTCCCCAAGGAACACGGTACTTGACCAATGTTGGCTGTGTGCAGGACCCCACGTGCAATGAGAAGTGCCCCCCAGACCCACCGTCAGGATCATCCAGCA GCACTTGCTCCCTGAAGACCCACCCTGACCGGAAGAACTACATCCAGACCATCCCGGGGGTTGGCGATATCGTGCGGCCATGCGCACCGGGGACGGTCTTCAGCCAGAAACTTTGTAACTGTATCATGGCGGCACAGTCAGGCAACAAGACCTCTGGGG TGTGCAAGCCGTCCGTCCACTACAAGTTCAACCAAGGTGTGATTGATCACTCCGGCAACAATGTCCAAGCTGGTGTCACGAATGTTAAACTGACCGGCAAGGGACAAGCCATATTTGATGGCAAGAGCAAGATCAACATATGGAGGTTTGCTGGTATTGACTACGGTTCGAAGCTCGTTATCAACATGAAGTACCGTCTCGCCCACCCAGGGATGCCCCCAAGAACCGGAGGTATAGCAGCACAGGGGCAGAGTCATAGAACGCTGTGGTACCTGGTGAGTGAGGTCGGCGATATCCTGAggtcaggcaagggagatataCCTGCTAAAATCATACAGGACATTCGGAAAGGCATACTATCTGGTAGCCTGGCGAGACAGATCATCACTGGGGGAGCTGCTACTACAAAGGCTGTGTGGCAGATACTGTTACTTAACGGTCAAGTCGTTACTTCTGGAGACGGATTAATCACACCAGAGATACTACGTCGAATTGGACGTTTCAACTCCAATACTGGGCTGCGGATTGTATGGTTCGTCTATGGCACCAATGGCACAGTGTTGAGATCTGGGAATGGAGATGTCCCTAAGGCAATATACCAGCTGCTGAGTCGAGGAGAACTTTCAGGAACCTTGGTGAAGCAGATTGCCGAAATATCTGGAATGAACGCAAACTGGCAAATTCTCTCCCCAACTGGACAGACTTTGAAGTcaggcaaagggcagataaccaAAGATATCATCATCCAATTCACTGATAATGGTCAAAAGCATGTGTGGTTTGTCTATGGACATGATGGGTCTGTACTTCGAACAGGAACTGGGGTCGTTCCTCAAGATGTTCTGAGGGCAATTAAACAGGGGGAAATGAAAGGAGTCATTATCAGGTACACATTGACGGGTACTAGCACTACCCCGAGCAGTAGTTCAACCTGGCATCTTCTCTCATCTGATGGCAAAATTCTGGAATCAGGATCAGGGGTCTTGACGAAAGACAAAATAACACAGCTGTCTGGAACAAGATCTTTTATTTGGTACGTCTTGGACCTCAACGGTTCGGTCATGAAATCTGGCTATGATGTTGTGCCTGAACACATTTTAGCGGGTCTCCGAACTGGATCTATTAAAGGGACGCTTACCAAGCAGATGGTCACAAATTCTGGGGCCCTAGGTCAGTGGAAACTGATAGGCAAAGACGGACAGGTAACAAACTCTGGGTATGGACGAATTCCTATGAACTTGCTTCAGATGGTGTCAGGGCACGGGGGTTTCAGTATGCCTGGCAGTAATATTCTTACTGGACAAGTGGGTGGTACACAGGGTGTCACAAGAGGCGGTCACAGTGGCTCATGGTCAAGTAGTTCCACCAGTTGGAGACAGGGTGGGACCATGGGTGGTATGCAGACCGATCAACACGGTGGCACAATGAGTGGAACAATATCAGGATCTTGGACACGTGGTTCACAGACTGAAAACCAGCAGGGTCAAATGATGGGTGGTGTGACTGGTGGCCAGCAAGGTGGAGTGATGGGTGGAACAATGACAGGGTGGGATACTCAAGGCATGCGTGGTACATCAGGTGGTATGGACAGCGGCATATACAGGGACGGGAGCAGTATGAGTGGCACAGTGGTTAATGTTGACCAGCAATCAGCGGGTACTTTTATGACAAGCCATCAAAGAGGGCCTGAAGTTGGTGGGACAAAGACGACAACAACCACTCCAAAGTGGACAGAGAGAACGACTATGAGGCCGCTAGTTCAAGATATCAAACCTGTCACTTTTGGCATGCAACCTGATATGACTGGTCAGTTTGGGTTCCCTGGTGGAATGCCAGTAGGAGGTTTGGGAGGATCGAAAGTCAACTTACCCAGCATCCAAGCTGTCAATCGTGGAATGCCCGATGAAACGTTTCAAACAGGATCAGTCATCACAGATTATGGTACTGGCACTCAAGACTTTCAAGTACCATTTGACCAAGGCCCTCAGTATGGTGGGACAAACTTTCAGATGCCAGGAAAAACATTTGGGGGACCAATGCAACCAACTGTGGACCAGCCGGTTCCAGTAGATGGAAGGACAATGACAGCAGGACCATGGGATCAAGGGCCCATTGATCCGGATGGCAGACGTTATGTTCCAGTCGACCCCAATCAAGGGTTCAGTTTTGGAGGAATGGAAGGAACTCCTGTACAAAGTGGGCAGGATTATAATCAATGGGCAGTGCCACAAACAGAGCgtacaacaccaaaaccaaccacagccaccacaaGAGCTACAACAGCCCCTTCAAATGTCGGAATGGGCAATATGCCAGTACTTCCTAGTGGAGTTCCAGAGACGCGGCGCACTGTAACAGGGGAAATACAGGACGCCCTTTTTGGCAGTATATCTGGTGGACCAACTGTATCAAAAACAGACACCGCCAGCACTGGAACCGGAATAAGTGGGGCATGGTCAATGTCAGGAActagtatggaccagacagCAAATGTTGGAACTGGAGACAGCATGACTGGGGATTCCTTTTTTGATGGATTCTCAGGTCCAGTGTCAGAGTCTAGCTGGATAATGTCTGCAGGAGAAACTCCAGCGGCTACTGGAGGCACTGAATGGTACACAATGAAGTCGGATGGCACCATTCTTCAGTCAGGAACTGGTGCTGTGCCACAGACATCACAACTCTCCCCTATCGCATGGGTAGTACGTAAAACTATGGGATCAGGAGGTGTACCTTTCAAGTGGTCCGTTCACAGGCCTGATGGAACGTTGTTCGAAAGTGGTAATGGCAATGTTCCTAATGATATTGTAGCACGAATAACGAAAGCGTCCCTCGTCCGTGTAAGTGTTCCTGTCCAAGGCCAACCATCTTCTCCTCAAACCTCGTCTATGTGGTACATATTAGGATCTGATGGATCAATCATCAAATCCGGGACTGGAGAGATCCCTGTTGATGTTATAAGTGGGGTCACTGCAAGAACCATTTCAGGCACAATCATCAGTCATTCTGATATTGGAGGAAATACAAGATGGAAGATCATCCGTTCAGGAGGTAAGGAAACATCGGGAATGGGTGAAATGCCTCCATCCGCTCTAGAGGATCTCTATAATGATATCATGACCAGGCAAGGTGTTACTGTTATGAGAGGCACGGCCAACACTCGGAGGATGTGGCAAATTTCGAAACCAGATGGGTCTGTTCAAACAGGCTACGGATCCATCCCTCAAAGCATGGTCAGTGGTACAATGGACTGGACTGTTACTCGCTCTGACGGATCAGTGCAGAAGGGAAGTGGACCTATACCTGATGATATCCTTAATGGAAACCACAATGTTAACATAACAGGGACTATAAGAAGACCTGTCGCAGGTGGTGTTCTCATGGGCGGAAATGTGGGTGGGGGTGTTGGCGATGCAATTCTAGGGATGGGTGCAGGTGCAGGGTCAGTATTGGGAGGAAAAGTTGTTGTGACTCAGGAGGGTAGTGGGGCTCCAAGTTCAGCAGATGGATGGAGTGTCAGCTCGAGATGGACCCTGAAACTTCCTGATGGATCCATTAAAACAGGTTCTGGGTCCATTCCAGCTGACCTTATTCAGAAAGTGAGCATGGACTCTGGAAGCCAAGCCCACTGGTCCATCACAAAGCCCGATGGATCAGTTCAGTCAGGAACTGGTGCAATACCAACTAATATCCTTCAAGGACCTACTTCAGGACAAGTCATCGCCTCCTCCTCCAAGTGGTCTCTCATCGGGCCTGATGGTACTGTGCAGACTGGAACAGGTGAGGTTCCGCCCCATCTATTGCAGGCCGCAGGGGGGACCAGTCAGTGGCAAATGAATGGACCTGATGGAAAGGTGTATTCAGGCACGGGTGAGATGCCAGAGTCtttgaaacagatgatgaatgCGATGACTGGTGGAGGTGGTGGATTGGCAACAGggtcagcagcagcagcgggaACAGGAGGAGGAACAGGATCAGTTTCAGGAACAGTATCAGGAACATGGAAATCATCTTCCATGTCATCCAATACCGGAACTCAAGGCCTTCCTGTCATGGGTGAGACTTGGACGTTTGGTACTAGCGAGACGTCAGGCAGCGGGGCCTCAGGAACTGTTGGTGGACAAGGTATAGCAGGTGGACTCAATGTCCCTGTGAAGGTAGACAAGACTTACATTGGTCCACTCCAGTATGACCTTGTACCTATCAGGGGTCACGTGATCACCAGGCGAAGCTTGCGGAGACTTAGGCGACAGGTGCGTCCTAACCCACATCAAGCTCTGGTCACCAACTGCAATGGCAGGGATGGAGAAGGACCATCCATCATGATCCTGGCAGGACGGAAGAGAGTAGTATTTTCTCTGAAGACGGAGAGGACAGCTCGAGCGGTCCTGATGTCGCTTCCAGCG CGACCTGGCTTCAATAACATCAAGCTGATCTATGACGGATCTCACATAAAGGGCGTGGTCAACGGCAAGCAGAAGGTGATGCCGCTGTCAG GTAACATCGAGAGGAGACAGGCCGGCATAATGCTGGGTTCCTGTGAAGGATATCCGAGCTTTTCCGGGGAGATTGAGGAG TTTTCGATGTACCAGTGCCTTCCCTAG